A genome region from Alicyclobacillus acidocaldarius subsp. acidocaldarius DSM 446 includes the following:
- a CDS encoding FAD-binding oxidoreductase, which yields MPLQSKPLPAETADALHQATGLRARAVPMCTLHPAESSKDTCVVEAKSEADVIAVLAYAHERSLTVLPFGSGRHLAYGPPAEVPDIALMLRPMNRVTSFSPGDLVVSAEPGITLAELAAVLSEKGLMLPYDPPVPAAATLGGLLSAGLSGPRRALYGSLRDLAISLRVALADGRVIRTGAKVVKNVAGYDMTKLFIGARGTLGVVTEITLKLRPLPMHRETVLVRGSAVALAELRSCIAQSTLVPSRLEMVWHADLGTDFVLAVDCDEPKPSAKAQTDAIRAMSRDLGLAMDVVEGEDADAWWSDLSRRLAERRVCIRLQGPPTSLLAAMPRAVEAASALAEQTEGVTASAGGLTGVARIAFDPARAMLDRPAPLGAIADLAASASLDMVVERAPAEVRAKHQPTLAPAALALMQRLKSTFDPDNLLSPGRFWGGM from the coding sequence TTGCCGCTTCAATCCAAGCCATTGCCGGCCGAGACGGCGGATGCGCTCCATCAGGCAACGGGCCTTCGCGCGCGCGCCGTGCCCATGTGCACCCTCCATCCGGCCGAGTCGTCCAAGGACACCTGCGTCGTGGAGGCAAAGAGCGAGGCGGACGTGATCGCCGTGCTCGCGTATGCGCACGAGCGAAGCCTGACCGTGCTGCCTTTTGGCTCGGGCCGCCACCTCGCCTACGGCCCGCCGGCCGAGGTGCCGGACATTGCGCTCATGCTACGGCCCATGAACCGCGTGACGAGCTTCTCCCCGGGCGATCTCGTCGTCTCCGCCGAGCCCGGCATCACGCTCGCCGAGCTCGCGGCGGTGCTCTCGGAGAAGGGACTCATGCTGCCGTACGATCCGCCTGTGCCCGCGGCCGCCACCTTGGGCGGCCTGCTTTCGGCAGGTCTCAGCGGACCGCGCCGCGCGCTTTACGGCAGCCTGCGCGATCTCGCCATTTCGCTCCGCGTCGCCCTCGCGGACGGACGCGTCATCCGCACCGGGGCGAAGGTCGTGAAAAACGTGGCCGGCTACGACATGACCAAGCTGTTCATCGGTGCGCGCGGCACGCTCGGCGTCGTGACCGAGATCACGCTGAAGCTTCGGCCGCTGCCCATGCACCGCGAGACCGTCCTCGTGCGCGGATCTGCCGTGGCGCTCGCCGAACTGCGCTCGTGCATCGCGCAGTCGACGCTCGTGCCAAGCCGCCTCGAGATGGTGTGGCATGCGGACCTGGGCACGGACTTCGTCCTTGCCGTCGACTGCGATGAGCCGAAGCCCTCCGCGAAAGCGCAGACCGACGCCATCCGCGCCATGTCGCGCGATCTCGGCCTCGCCATGGACGTCGTCGAGGGTGAGGACGCGGACGCTTGGTGGTCGGATCTCTCCCGGCGCCTCGCGGAACGCCGCGTCTGTATCCGCTTACAGGGGCCGCCCACATCGCTTCTCGCCGCCATGCCGCGCGCGGTGGAAGCGGCGTCCGCGCTCGCCGAGCAAACCGAGGGCGTGACCGCGAGCGCCGGAGGCCTGACGGGCGTCGCGCGCATCGCGTTCGATCCCGCCCGCGCTATGCTCGACCGCCCCGCGCCGCTCGGCGCCATCGCGGATCTGGCCGCCAGCGCGTCGCTCGACATGGTGGTGGAGCGCGCGCCCGCCGAGGTTCGCGCCAAGCATCAGCCGACCCTGGCGCCCGCGGCGCTCGCCCTGATGCAGCGGCTCAAGTCGACGTTCGATCCCGACAATCTCTTATCGCCAGGCCGCTTTTGGGGAGGGATGTGA
- the pgaC gene encoding poly-beta-1,6-N-acetyl-D-glucosamine synthase: MVHSFLFLYPFVMSIVWMVGGCVYAWRRERHPFAESPDLPETPFVSILIPCHNEGDVLEDTIGRMLQLDYPAYEIVALNDGSTDDTRAVLERMAACDARVRVVNLPVQRGKARALNAGLVASRGEILVTVDADAVLAKDALRFLVWHFVAPGSERVGAVTGNPRIRNRGTLLGKIQVLEYASIIGLIKRAQRVLGKIMTVSGVIAAFRKRALVDCGMWDEDMVTDDIAVSWKLERRAWDIRYEPRALCFMWAPERLRSLIRQRARWAQGGVEVLIRNASVLWTWKNRRMIPLYVEELLGIAWAYLWVVSLVWTLAFDVAHGIPWTYVAETGTWLGLTSLVQTSVALWIEQRYERDSLWRYYFYAIWYPAAYWMIGAFVVVWAVPKACWAMWAARRGRYATWKSPDRGVSA, from the coding sequence ATGGTGCATTCTTTTCTGTTCCTGTATCCCTTTGTCATGAGCATCGTCTGGATGGTGGGCGGCTGTGTCTATGCCTGGCGGCGCGAACGCCACCCCTTCGCCGAATCCCCGGACCTCCCCGAGACGCCGTTTGTTTCCATCCTCATCCCCTGCCACAACGAAGGGGATGTGCTCGAAGACACCATCGGCCGGATGCTTCAGTTGGATTATCCGGCGTACGAAATTGTCGCACTGAACGACGGCAGCACGGACGACACGCGCGCGGTGCTCGAACGCATGGCGGCCTGCGATGCGCGAGTTCGCGTGGTCAACCTGCCCGTTCAGCGCGGAAAGGCGCGCGCGCTGAACGCTGGGCTTGTCGCGTCCCGAGGCGAGATCCTCGTGACCGTGGACGCGGACGCCGTGTTGGCGAAGGACGCGCTTCGCTTCCTCGTCTGGCACTTCGTGGCCCCGGGCAGCGAGCGCGTCGGTGCCGTGACGGGCAACCCGCGCATTCGAAATCGCGGTACGCTGCTCGGAAAGATTCAGGTGCTGGAGTACGCGAGCATCATCGGGCTCATCAAGCGCGCGCAGCGCGTGCTCGGCAAGATCATGACGGTCTCGGGCGTGATTGCGGCCTTTCGCAAGAGGGCCCTCGTGGACTGCGGCATGTGGGACGAGGACATGGTGACGGATGACATCGCGGTGTCCTGGAAGCTCGAGCGGCGAGCCTGGGACATCCGATACGAGCCGCGAGCGCTCTGCTTCATGTGGGCGCCCGAGCGCCTGCGGAGCCTCATCCGCCAGCGCGCTCGCTGGGCGCAGGGCGGCGTGGAGGTCCTCATCCGCAACGCCTCGGTCCTCTGGACCTGGAAGAATCGGCGCATGATCCCGCTCTATGTGGAAGAGCTCCTGGGCATCGCCTGGGCGTACCTTTGGGTTGTGAGCCTCGTGTGGACCCTCGCATTTGACGTGGCGCACGGCATTCCCTGGACGTACGTGGCGGAGACGGGGACGTGGCTCGGCCTGACATCGTTAGTGCAGACCTCGGTCGCCCTTTGGATTGAGCAGCGATACGAGCGCGACTCGCTCTGGCGCTACTATTTCTATGCCATCTGGTATCCGGCCGCGTATTGGATGATCGGCGCGTTCGTCGTGGTCTGGGCGGTGCCGAAGGCGTGCTGGGCCATGTGGGCGGCTCGGCGCGGGCGGTACGCCACGTGGAAAAGCCCGGATCGGGGGGTGTCGGCATGA
- the pgaD gene encoding poly-beta-1,6-N-acetyl-D-glucosamine biosynthesis protein PgaD, protein MSLPEKSRVEWDELVVRRGSRSTRPRQWFETAVTLTGWLWVSAVAVQVLASALLWLLGWHKFHLYVLDLLPSATPLGVLRMGVTVAAMSAAVFIGWASYNRLRFGRLRRRRPPAPVSDAELAEMLGVPVDEIERWQREKMVDWPGDR, encoded by the coding sequence ATGAGCCTGCCTGAGAAGTCGCGAGTGGAGTGGGATGAGCTCGTCGTGCGGCGCGGGTCGCGATCGACTCGGCCGAGGCAATGGTTTGAAACCGCGGTGACGCTGACGGGGTGGCTGTGGGTGAGCGCTGTGGCGGTGCAGGTCCTCGCGTCCGCGCTGCTCTGGCTCCTTGGATGGCACAAGTTTCACCTGTACGTGCTCGATCTGCTGCCGAGCGCCACGCCGCTTGGCGTCCTTCGCATGGGTGTGACGGTCGCCGCGATGTCGGCCGCCGTGTTCATCGGCTGGGCCTCGTACAACCGCCTGCGGTTCGGCCGCCTCCGCAGGCGCAGGCCACCCGCGCCCGTGTCCGACGCGGAACTCGCGGAAATGCTCGGCGTGCCTGTGGACGAGATCGAGCGTTGGCAGCGCGAAAAGATGGTCGATTGGCCAGGAGACCGGTAA